In one Candidatus Nitronereus thalassa genomic region, the following are encoded:
- the der gene encoding ribosome biogenesis GTPase Der — translation MRKKRSKSIHQPALPGISEAQVPIVAIIGRPNVGKSTFFNRVLGTRSAIVDDMPGVTRDRITAECTYQGRRLQLVDTGGLDLSTSESMGQLIRVQSQTAIAEADILVVIMDGRAGLTPLDQEIATLLRDVNKPTFYAINKIDTPQAEPLLADFYQLGKDQLFPISAEHGTGVDELLEAFLPLLPVDPDDGERVPFPRVAVVGRPNVGKSTLINTLFGAERVVVSDIPGTTRDPVDTHIEYQGTPIIFTDTAGIRRRGKIERGIEGYSLARTLKALGRSDIAILILDGVEGATEQDTKIAGLLLKQGRGCVLFINKWDLRQDDPTAQTQFSKELHRRFPFFTFVPTIFGSALKGSSIDPLLSTIQSVMEAFCYRVPTARLNQFLQKALEDNPLPSKRRSPLKSMFMTQVATKPPTFALFVGKSVEVQTFYLRFLENRLRDTFGFEGTPIRILVRQR, via the coding sequence ATGCGCAAGAAACGCTCTAAATCCATTCATCAACCCGCTTTACCGGGAATATCAGAAGCCCAGGTTCCCATTGTGGCCATCATTGGACGACCCAATGTTGGCAAATCGACATTTTTTAATCGAGTCCTCGGAACCCGAAGTGCTATTGTCGATGACATGCCGGGTGTCACTCGTGATCGCATCACTGCAGAATGCACCTATCAAGGCCGACGACTTCAGCTCGTCGACACAGGCGGTTTGGACCTCAGCACTTCAGAGAGCATGGGCCAACTTATTCGCGTCCAATCCCAAACCGCCATTGCCGAAGCCGATATCTTGGTGGTCATCATGGACGGACGGGCGGGACTCACCCCGCTTGACCAAGAAATAGCCACACTCCTTCGAGATGTAAACAAACCCACGTTTTACGCCATCAACAAAATAGACACACCCCAAGCCGAACCCTTGCTCGCAGACTTTTACCAATTAGGCAAGGATCAGCTATTTCCCATTTCTGCTGAGCATGGTACCGGAGTGGATGAATTGCTCGAAGCATTTTTGCCACTGCTCCCAGTAGATCCCGACGATGGCGAACGCGTACCATTCCCACGGGTCGCCGTGGTGGGTCGTCCGAATGTCGGCAAATCTACCTTGATCAATACCCTGTTTGGCGCAGAACGCGTGGTCGTCAGTGATATTCCTGGCACCACCCGTGATCCCGTGGATACACATATCGAGTATCAGGGCACACCCATCATCTTTACGGATACCGCTGGTATACGGCGTCGCGGAAAAATTGAACGAGGCATCGAAGGGTATAGCTTGGCTAGGACACTTAAAGCCCTCGGCCGCTCCGACATCGCCATTTTGATTTTAGACGGAGTCGAAGGCGCCACTGAACAAGACACTAAAATTGCCGGACTATTGTTGAAGCAAGGACGCGGCTGCGTCTTGTTTATTAACAAATGGGATCTTCGACAAGATGACCCAACCGCGCAAACCCAATTTTCCAAAGAACTGCATCGCCGTTTTCCATTTTTCACGTTTGTGCCCACCATTTTCGGGTCGGCACTCAAGGGATCATCAATAGATCCCCTTTTATCCACAATCCAGAGCGTGATGGAAGCCTTTTGTTATCGCGTGCCCACGGCCCGGCTCAATCAATTTCTCCAAAAGGCCCTCGAAGATAATCCCCTTCCAAGCAAGCGGCGCAGCCCCTTGAAGTCCATGTTTATGACTCAAGTCGCCACGAAGCCACCGACCTTTGCCTTGTTTGTCGGGAAATCTGTGGAAGTCCAGACGTTTTACCTTCGATTTCTGGAAAATCGATTGAGGGACACCTTCGGATTCGAAGGGACACCGATTAGAATATTGGTGAGGCAGAGATAA
- a CDS encoding thermonuclease family protein, with product MRIRLYAIDCSEDGQHWGNIAKAGIIKLIGGRNVLIEEHGIDKHGRTLATIYVQCEHRSEWINVNERMVMLGHAWVMRKYYGHLPTVRQHQLTRLERWARSKRVGLWGTDYPVPPWQWRNQG from the coding sequence ATGCGTATTCGCTTATACGCCATTGACTGCTCGGAAGATGGGCAACATTGGGGCAATATCGCGAAGGCTGGAATCATCAAGCTGATCGGTGGTCGGAATGTGCTCATAGAGGAACATGGTATTGACAAACACGGACGTACGCTCGCGACGATATATGTACAGTGTGAGCATAGATCTGAGTGGATTAACGTTAATGAGCGTATGGTCATGCTGGGACACGCTTGGGTCATGCGGAAGTACTATGGTCATCTACCGACGGTGAGGCAACATCAGCTGACTCGACTCGAGAGATGGGCGAGATCTAAGCGAGTTGGATTATGGGGTACCGACTATCCGGTCCCACCCTGGCAGTGGCGTAACCAAGGGTGA